In Vigna radiata var. radiata cultivar VC1973A chromosome 3, Vradiata_ver6, whole genome shotgun sequence, the following proteins share a genomic window:
- the LOC106757942 gene encoding calcium-binding protein CML24, translated as MDDEVRKIFNKFDKNGDGKISCAELRELMAALGSKTTTEEVRRMMAELDRNGDGYIDLKEFGEFHSGGGGGDGRELREAFELYDLDKNGLISAKELHSVMRRLGEKCSLSDCRRMIGNVDADGDGSVNFEEFKKMMTRS; from the coding sequence ATGGACGACGAGGTGCGCAAGATCTTCAACAAGTTCGACAAGAACGGCGACGGGAAGATCTCGTGCGCGGAGCTGAGGGAGTTGATGGCGGCGCTGGGATCGAAAACCACCACGGAGGAGGTGCGACGCATGATGGCGGAGCTCGACCGCAACGGCGACGGCTACATTGATTTGAAGGAGTTCGGGGAGTTCCACTCCGGCGGAGGCGGCGGCGACGGAAGGGAGCTCCGGGAGGCCTTCGAGCTGTACGATCTGGACAAGAACGGACTGATCTCGGCGAAGGAGCTGCACTCCGTGATGCGGAGGCTGGGGGAGAAGTGCTCCCTCAGTGACTGCCGGAGAATGATCGGAAACGTGGATGCCGACGGCGACGGCAGCGTGAATTTCGAAGAGTTCAAGAAGATGATGACGCGCTCGTAG
- the LOC106757538 gene encoding polcalcin Che a 3 — translation MAEDDPQDVADRERIFKHFDSNGDGQISSQELGEALKALGSVTPDEVQRMMDEIDTDGDGFISHQEFTDFARANRGLIRDVAKIF, via the coding sequence ATGGCCGAAGATGATCCACAAGATGTAGCTGATAGGGAACgaattttcaagcattttgatTCCAATGGTGATGGGCAAATCTCTTCACAAGAGCTTGGTGAAGCCCTTAAAGCACTCGGATCTGTTACCCCAGATGAAGTTCAACGGATGATGGATGAAATTGACACAGATGGTGATGGCTTCATTTCTCATCAAGAGTTCACAGATTTTGCACGAGCCAACCGTGGTCTAATCAGGGATGTAGCCAAGATTTTCTAA